The DNA sequence CTATTATATTCTGTGAATGATGCATCAAAGTACTTTGTAGGTTAAGGTACATACAATGCCAACCACAAGGTGTGGTTCTTATGCAACTGCACGGACCCCTAATCAAACTTGTTTAAAGCACTAGAACTACAATATAAAAGGTATATTTAGAAGGATAAGTTGTTAACTATTATGTTTTCTTCTAGCTGTGTTTTGTGTCCGTGGCAGCTCTGCCCTTCTGAGTGATGTAATCGCTTCTCAGATTTTCTGCAGTACTAGCCCctcttagaaaaatatttaaccacaacaaaactaaaatattatttctagtCGCGAAGTATTTTCTGGCAGTTTTGAACATGTACTGGTATAAAGAGTTGCACAGGATTGCTGTCTATTAATGTGTTCTGCGAAAGATTTCTGTTTTCCTTCTTGGGCCTTAttctttgacatttttttttcctgaattTGGATATActagtttttaataaatgtcCCACCAATACAGCTGTCGTTTGACCTATTTGGTCTTTTTATTTGGGTTCCGAATCTATTCATTTGTGCAGTTTTATCGTTAAACAGAATAcggatctttttttttttttttaacttccAACTACTATCCAATATTGCCACCCTGGAATTTTGGCCGTTGCTTGAGGTAAATGGCACTGATGATTACCACCCTAACACGAATGTGAAGCAGATCCAGACTGAAAGACAACTTGGGTATTTTGATTCTTCATTGTTGGTCATCTCCTTTCCTCCACCAAATCTGACCCTGTTGGCACTAATCAGCTTGGGGAGTTTGCTTATTTAACTCACATGGTGTTGATGATGGTATTGGCAGCATCAGTGGAGTATTTTGTGAGTGAGTCTGAGTACTGGAGTAGTATCTCTTTcattcttctttcatttttctctttcttctttttggtctTTTGTGTTGTGGTGGATGGTGAGTCAGGAAGCTTCGAAATTGTTCAAGTGTTCTCTCAGTTTAGATTGTTTCACAGCAAAAGTGATGGTTGCATTTTGGAAAAATGGTAGCAGCATTGTGATGGAGGGACGGGTTTTTCTTAAGTCTCTGGCTTTTGGCTTGTCACCCAGCAACCAATCTTTATATTTCTGGCTTATTTTGTGAAGTATTATTTCCTTGAAAGTTAAATAGTATTGATATACCCTGAAGTCATAGAAGTTTCATATGTGAAAAGGTGCTTTTATTGTGGAACAGTAATTTCCCCTTGGTTCCAACTTCAGTTTGTCTGTGATGATCAAATCTGCTGTGGCCAAGATGGTAAAACAAGCTAGAGTATCTTCGATGAATGTAATATTACTTAAGTAAGcctctattatattttctgacATCTCTATTGGTTTTAACTTGGTGTCTTCTATTGAATATCAGGAAATATCTAGTGCTGCCAATTTACCACAAAAGGAGATAGGAAAATACATCAAGATACTTGGCGAAGCTTTGCAACTAAGTCAACCCATTAACAGCAATTCAATCTCAGTCCACATGCCCAGATTTTGTACGCTTCTCCAACTTAATAAATCTGCCCAGGTAGTTGCTAAGTCATGTTATGATGTTGTCATTTATGCCTGTTGAAGACTCActtttgtgaaattctgaTCAGTCTTTCAAACTATTCCCTCTTCTTGCCCTAGGGCAGATATACTGTCATGAAGACTGCTCCTAGCTTGTTTCATAAGAAGAATCTTGGAATTTCTGACCGTCACTTCTTCAGTTTCAATTCACAATTTATTCTCCCTAAATATGCACGAACGACGAGTATTTAGAGATACCACTCTGCATGATGGTCATTGTTTTGGATGGTATACATAATGTATTTTATCTCATCATTAGACAGAATTAATCAAGTCGCTAGAATCATGCTTTGAAATAAGAATCCTGTTTTATTATTCATCTGTGAACCTAAACTCCATCAACCTTCTTCTGAGGGGTGCTTTAAATGTTTTCAGGAGCTGGCAACACATATTGGTGAGGTCGTGATCAACAAGTGCTTCTGTACCCGCAGGAATCCCATAAGCATCTCTGCAGCTGCCATTTATTTGGCCTGTCAATTGGAAGATAAACGTAAGACACAAGCTGAAATCTGCAAGGTGACAGGCCTAACGGAAGTCACTCTGCGTAAAGTTTACAAGGAGCTACTGGAGAATTGGGATGATCTGCTTCCATCAAATTATAATCCGGTTGTTCCTCCTGAGAAAGCATTTCCTACGGCTACTATTTNNNNNNNNNNCCAGAGGCGATCTAATTGAAGGTTCTCCCCTGGACAGGGAAAAACACACTGAAAGCAGACATTCTAAACCAAGTGAAATATTAGGCGCATCTCATCAGACCAAAGGCAAAGACAACGCTGAAAGCAAAGATAGTTTCCACCGGGCTTTTAGTGCAGCATTACTTGGAACATCTTTCTGGAAGCCTCAGGTTCCAGTTAATACTTCTGCTAATCAGAGGCCACCTGAGACAAATCAAATCTCAACCCAAAATATGGAAATTGATTTACTGTCCAAGACTAGGGAGGAGAAAGGAATGGATACAGACACAAAAGCCGCTTCTAGCTCTCTGAGACCCATTCAGTTCCCTTCACCCCCTGCTTTAGCCGCAGGTGTTGTGCCTTGGCCATTTCGGCCCCCAGTGACGTCAACACTTTCTCCGCCAGGTCAGTTTATTCAACCACCAAAGGCAGCATCAACGGCGGTAGATAAAGGCCCCATGCAACAAAATCTAAATGAGAAGTTCAGTTAGTGTGCTTAGCAAATGGGAGCAGCTGAGTCCGTGATTTTGTATTGTAGGACTGCTGAAAACTAAGTAGTTGTGTGGTTTGCAGCATCTCATTTGAAGTAATCTCCAATTTTAGTGTAAATAGGATGTTGTGCTAAAAAAATCTTTTGGGGCATACATACAGTTTCATAATTCTGGATGTGATTGTTCAAGCACTGAAATCCTGCTCTATATAAAGTCTCAAACCTAAGAATTGCATGTATGGGAAGGATAATCCCAGGCGGGAATCTGGAGCGGCAACCATGTCTGAGGATATGTCTTCTACTCAGAATCATggaaaatacagaaaataataagCCCGCAAGAACGACTTCGGACACGGTTAAACGGATATGACGAGAAAACTacgttcaaattaattttgaaattcaaagttttaaaacattctaaaaataatttgataaaaagttGTAGTTCGAATTCAGTCCATTATCAAATCAATTGCACGGTAAGCAAACACTAAATTCATGCTATATTAGATGCTTGTTCTGTAGTTTATGTACAACTATCAATCATATACTTGGTTACTGCATTGCAATTTCTATCAgggtttaattttttgattcaAATCCCATtgtatattctatttatttactatacacgcacttttttttaaacagAATATAATGAcgtaattttttcatttttatacgtgacatatattatatttgatgtgaGCAAGAAGGGGTCGTTAAAGAAGTATTTGGACTTGGAATCTGCTTATGTTAAGAGAACATTACCCTCAACTGAAGAGGAAGGCTAACTTTTATAATCGTAGCTCCTAGCGAATGAGCAAGATCCTGGGGGACTCGGGTCCGCGATTGCCATGAATAAGCcttctcaaaatttaaaattgttggCAGAGATTTTAAGGAATCCTAGTTGTGAGAGAAATTTTTGAAAGGATAAACTCCCTAAAGGATATGGCTCGAGATTTCAGGAGGTTGTTTGGGAGTGAGTTTCATCTAATCCTTGTCACTGTTTATGTGCGCGCCCGCTCACTCTCGAAGCGAATTATCTCCTGCTACAGAAAAGGATGGCCAACTCAGTTGCCACGTCAGCATGGAGTGCTTTGTGCTGACAATCGTGGATTCTGGCCCATTCCCTAAAAGCCCATACGCAGGATCTGAACCATGGTGGGGCTATTCTTCTTGGACCCTGTGTGGCTTAGGGCCCCCGTACCATATCTCTGGGCGGCTTGGGCTTCCAAATGGGTCAGACCAACATTTGAGCTAAGCATATTATtcatatactaatattaaattaaatggaatatataatatgatttgatataaaaattcaattccatGCTCTATCTCGTTAGCCATATCATGCATGTTCAAAGAAGCATGGAATTGTATGGAAATCAGACAAACACTGAaaggtttaaatatattttttattctgtaattatgattttttaatatttttgaaccTGTAATTTATTAGGTTCGCAATTTAGTTTGGTATGTTTCAAATTTTCGCAACttgagaataaaattaatcagaaTTTCAAAGTTGATGGAAATTGTGATGTCACAATTTTCGGCCAATTTTGTTCTAAAAcacgaaaattaaaaaagtgaaGGAGTATTTTACaatcaaaacaaattacaatactaaaataccaaatatctataattacaggactaaaaatacaattaaattaaaccaGTTGGGGAATAGGagctaattataattttctcaatcaTAATACATgcactttgtttttttattttatgtaaatccTCTCTTCTTTGTCTACattaaacccaaaaaaaacaaaaaaaaaagggtaattAAAATAGGGTGTAATTACCCCAATTGAAGGGCTGAGAAGAGATAAGAAGTCGAAACAAACTCTGTGCCTGAATTAGAGGTGTGTAAAGCATATAAGACTTATATAGAAAAGGGGGAAGGGAAAGTCCCTTCTTTGTAGGAGGGGAAAGGCAAAGGGCAAAAGGCAAAGAGCAAACGCATAGGCATACGCATGGGGTCCTCCTTTGTAATATCGCACAATACACAATGCTACAAcatctctctcactctctctcacCTTTGAGGAGGACCCTTCTTCAATCTTCTCCTTTCAGGTATTCCTCTCCCCTAATTCATCCCCCTTCCTGTTTTTGTTGCTCTTCATTTTTACGTGTGCATGAATCTTGTTCAGGTTTCCTCCTCCACCCTATCTCCTGCCGATTCTTCTCCCCCCCCGCCTGCCGATTCTCAGCCACCGCCGCCTGCAGATTCTCCCCCGCCCTCGTCTCCCCCGCCACCGGAGTCTACCCCTCCAGCCTCCCCGCCTCCCAGTCCACCCGCTGATTCTCCCCCTCCACCGGCCGAAACAGCGCCAGTCCAAGACTCTCCCTCACCCCCACCACCAGATTCCGCAACACCTGAACATTCCTCTCCAACTGATTCTGCGGCATCTTCAACCGCCTCGCCTCCGCCACCACCGGGAGCCATTCCCTCCCCCTCGGCTCCTGGCTCTCCAAATGCTCATGTCTTTTCTCCGCCCCCATCCGCGGCCGTTGGTTTTCCTGTCCCACCAGGTGAGGCCGGGAAACCCAGGTCCCCTGATCTTGTGTCGCCTTTTTCTCCAGTTACGGTGTCAGGTAACAAGTCGTCGGGTTCCTCGTCGCCGGTCAATAATGCTTCACCGCGGTCATCGAATTCAAGTGCGAATATATCTATCGTTGCTGGGATTATTGGTGGAGGAGTATTGATTTTTGCTCTTCTCATTATTTGCTTATTATGtacgaagaagaagaagaagaagaaagaacagTATTACAACCATGGACTCCCACATAAAGGTATGCAAACCAataccttaaattaatttctaactATGTAGTTTCatgtttttttgaaataatcatACTATATATGATACTATCCACATTTATTACATGATTCTTGAtactaaattacatttttagtcACGGAGAACAGGAGGGTTAATAGATTATTCGCCTTacgatatttttaaattagttttaaaattgaaaactcgACATATTTgttcctttattttataaatttttttaaatggtttcaaaattgagaaagttGGACATATTTCGTCCTCAATTTCATGCAATTTTGTGGGACTAAATATGacgaatttttttaattttaaaaccaTTTTAAAGATCCTATAAAgctagatatatatatacatattacgagattaaaagtataatttcgcTTGATTCTTGACAAAAGTAGAGATATTAAACTATGTGTAGTCTTCAAGGGTAATTTTGGAAAGGAAAAggttacaattttggtcccttAAGTTAAGTATATAAAGGGTAATTTTAGTTTagtatgattttattttaataattttgtcctgtaagtttaaaattttcgcatgttaaggacaaaaatagctgaaaaattgtaatatgtatataacGGGCTTAATTTGATGCACGTTTCAGACCATTTTGTTCTCAATACtcgaaattaataaatttgtacaagactaaaattaataaatttctctTTTAGCAAGCAAAGAAAGtttgcaattaattaagtttctatatatatattgacattAATATTGGAACTACTATGAATTTTCAGGCGGTAACCAATACCAACAAAACCAGCCGATGGACCACGTCGTTAAGGTCGGGCAGTCACCTGCCCTTATGGCGGGGTCAACCCCCGGTGGTGGCTGGGGCGCACCACTTCCACCACATATGGCCCATAACAACAACGAATTCAGCCCCAATCATATGCATATGCAAACTCCATCGCCAATGGGTGGTTATGGGGCCAAGAGCGAGTTCACCTTCGAGGAGCTTGCAGCTGCCACGAGCGGATTTTCTCAACATAATTTGTTGGGACAGGGCGGGTTCGGGTTAGTCCATAAAGGTATTTTAGCTAGTGGAAAAGAGGTGGCGATTAAGAGCCTCAAGACCGGTAGTGGGCAGGGAGAGCGAGAGTTCCAGGCGGAGGTTGAAATCATCAGCCGTGTGCATCATCGACACCTTGTATCCCTCGTCGGGTACTGCATTGCCGGCACGCAGAGAATGCTTGTCTATGAGTTTGTTCCCAATCAGACGTTGGAATTCCACCTTCATGGTAAGTTTGCATAGTTATAGAACGTAAGTTGAGGTCTCAATAACTGTGTTTGCAAtagttttcatttaaaaaattattactcaAAGCAGATTTTgtctaatcaaattaatcacatcaataagtatgatatacttgtcatgtgattgattaCTTTTTTCGTACATAAATCACAAGACAAATGTATTACACTTGtcacttgtcatataattggtttaaATCTGGCTAAATTCGATTCAATTtagaattctttttcttctattttacaGTGAAAATAAGTTGTAAATTTAGTTGTACTGGAAATTAAAAGtgtcagaaaataaaaataaaaaatacaaaaaactagatatatataattttacttgtaAACTACAAAGGTGGAATAAGTTTTTAACTTTGAGCGTAtccaacttaaaataaatagttaaaaataataatttaagggaaaaaaaaaaagactctTTCAGTTTAGCCTCGACAAAAAGCTGATAAGCACAATTAACTATTGCAAACATCCgttaattattcctaaattatATTCTCGATCTTTATGAAATAacacaatatatacatatatagatatatacttATTAGTCTTGTATCTTGTATATATCATTAATCTTACAACATTCTTACTACAAAAATGTCCGTGGTTGCAGGAAAAGGGCGGCCGGTAATGGACTGGGGATCTAGGCTTCGTATTGCCTTGGGATCAGCCAAGGGACTGGCTTACTTACATGAAGATTGTAAGAATTACAGTTCAATTAAATTCTCCTTTCACAGTATATCATATGCTTATGTATTTCTACTATGTGATTACAGGCCACCCTCGGATTATCCATCGTGATATCAAAGCAGCAAACATTCTCCTCGACTTCAACTTTGAAGCCATGGTAATGTATTTACTACCAAAgcccagaaaaaaaaaaaaaaaaaaaggattatcATTAGTCGTTTAGTTatgtaattaatgtaataacaACGTGATTTTCTTGCGTTATCCAGGTGGCTGATTTTGGATTGGCTAAACTCACTACTGATAATTACACTCACGTCTCTACACGTATCATGGGAACTTTTGGGTACGTAAGACATATTTGGAAGACGGTCATGCTGCAagctttttgttgtttcttgaGTTGAACTGAGTAATCTTCTTGGTTAAGTATTAGATAGAGACAGGCTCAAGCTGATCATATCATGACAAACGCATTGCATTTATTATTTGGTCTGTATATAGTTTAGAGAaagcgataaataaaaatatactattttatgAGCATTTTGCGTATAACAGGTCAGAATCCATCTTACTATTTTCATGATGTAGTTCGTCTACAATTTAAGGAAAGTAACAAACTAAAAGATTTTTTCTGGTGGACAATTTGCTCATAAGAGAATGTTCGGTCCAGTCTACAGTTTAAGGAAATGTGACAAATCAGAAGATGTTTTCTTGACGTACGTTTGCTCATAGTAGTATACAATCTGTCTGAATAACAGGTATCTTGCTCCCGAGTACGCGGCCAGCGGGAAGCTAACGGAAAAATCTGATGTTTTCTCGTTCGGAGTCATGCTCCTAGAACTTATCACTGGTCGCCGGCCGGTGGATCCTACAAACAGAACCATGGAAGATAGCTTAGTGGATTGGGTTTGTCTTAGTTCGTACATTCTGAAAATTTCTCACTTATATTTAGCAGAAATGagttaaaaattgatgttataATCCACTATTTGTGGCATGTTTGGCATAACTGTCTTCCTTCATTTTGTAATGAACGCAGGCAAGGCCAGTCATAACTAAAGCAATGGAAGATGGGAATTACAGTAAACTGGTTGATCCACGCCTTGAGGATAATTATGTTCCCCAAGAGATGGCTCGAATGGTTGCTTGTGCTTCTGCAAGCATTCGCCATTCGGCAAGAAGACGTCCGCGCATGAGTCAGGTACGTGTATTTCCTTGTCGTAATATGATGAATCACTATATTTACATCCCCGTTCACCGaacattaaattatcaaaatcaatgCTAGAATTTGAAGAATAACAATAACTATCATGTCCTTATATTGACTCTCATATCTGTAACATTTCATTCCATGACACTGGtagaggaaaaaatattaggacATCAGCGGATTGGGTCTATTAGACCTATTGTATTTCGAAACTTCAACCAGTCCGTCAGGGACAAGGATGGGGATTTAGGTGgtgttagaaaaatatttttcaacttctgACTTTGAAAATGGTatatatgaactaaaattattataatatagataaaGTTATCcaaactaaaattgaatttatttaaagaaaaagtcaaATCAGTTTGAAGCAACTAAAAGCACTCCCAATGTGTTTCTAAATTTTGgctcaaaagtattttttttaacaatttgaaAAGTAAAAGTTAGCATTCCAAATAGcgtaaaactatttttttgaaacaaaaagtaaaaaactaaaataaactttgaGTGCTTGGGAAATATGTTACAATGTTAAACACTTATATTAGATTTACTAATTTGCCcttgaataaaattgtatttatgtttcttctttcattttcctcCCCACTTTGCCAGCCATTGGTCCTGTTTCCTACTAATTCCGGATTCACCTCCCACCTCACAGATCGAACCACCATTTGCCACCTCATCATCGCTCAAGCCTGACTATACAATTAGtgacacatatataattacaaaccaataattaaaaaatactacgAAAACTATATTTCTACTATTACTAAGTCTTCTCCATCACCGATTAGCAAAATTCAtactaattttgaaattgttgattaatatttttttactaatattatttcttattatagTGAATCGTacaaatttatgttattaatcCGTCTTACCCATAAGAAACGATGTTTCCTCCCCACCGTTGTACGAAAagtttacattattttttataccaGATTGTACGTGCACTGGAAGGAGATTCGTCATTAGAGGACCTCAACGAAGGTGGCAAGGCAGGGCAAAACGCGCTCGCTAGCTCTACCTCTAACGTCACTAAGTCGAACATAACCCATGAAATTTACGACACTGGTGCGTATAATGCAGACATGATGAGGTTTAGGCAGATGATCATGCCGAGCCAAGAATACAACAGCAGTGAATATGGAGCGACAAGCGAGTACGGGCTCAATCCATCCTCGTCCAGCGGCGAAACAACCCCTAATAAAAAGCTGTAGAGCTGAGCATGACCAAAATGATGTTGCAAACGTCCAACAATTTTCATTTGGCATGCTTCTTGCTGGCATGCTACTTAAAATTGCAAACCATGGAGAGCTTTTAGgtacaaatatttctttctatatttttcttttttggttttgttctATCCATGGCCACGAATTTGTTTAcctgaatttgaatttttggctCATTTTACATGCTTGTATTTCAAGTTTGTTGATGTATATAATGGGTAAAATTACAACCATCCTTCCttaaatttggcataattacaaatatcctctcattgtttgaaaaattacaaatgtcCTTATGATTTTAACATCCGTATTTAATttcgttaggttttcatcctatttttatggtgaattgaccaaaatgcccttttggattataaactataattttataattttctaaaatatttttatgaactaatattcctttttttttttttacattttttcaaatattaattatactaaatctcaaaaaagtatagtattaatttgccttgtatataattcatattggttatttcaattattgtcTTACAAAGTTCATTCTTTCAAATCATTACATTTCAGattattttctattgaaataattagtCCACCCTAGACTCAATTGACATTCAAATTTGTGCAGGACTTCAAATGTCAGAAAACGAGCCGATTGGGTGTACACATCTGGCATTCATGCTAGTCGCACTGATCGGCCGTTGATCGAGCAGACATgtcatttcttatttataataaaaaaaaatatgatccTAATGCATGTACGGAATTGatcgaattgaattttctattgtgATTCTTgttgtatcttttattttagtttatatatacacataatgtatataaaaattccgtcaacaattttatctaaataaatatatacatataaaacaaaatagaacacgcaatatcaaatttaatcta is a window from the Sesamum indicum cultivar Zhongzhi No. 13 linkage group LG15, S_indicum_v1.0, whole genome shotgun sequence genome containing:
- the LOC105178356 gene encoding plant-specific TFIIB-related protein 1, encoding MRCPYCSSGQGRCATTAAGRSITECASCGRVVEERQTQPHHLFHLRAQDNPLCLVTSDLPSAPVVSQNDEEDPFEPTGFITAFSTWSLEPYPVFAHSSLSFAGHLAELERVLETTSQGNNSSASGPSVVVDNLRAYLQIIDVASILGLDYDISDHAFQLFRDCSSATCLRNRSVEALATAALVQAIREAQEPRTLQEISSAANLPQKEIGKYIKILGEALQLSQPINSNSISVHMPRFCTLLQLNKSAQELATHIGEVVINKCFCTRRNPISISAAAIYLACQLEDKRKTQAEICKVTGLTEVTLRKVYKELLENWDDLLPSNYNPVVPPEKAFPTATMEKHTESRHSKPSEILGASHQTKGKDNAESKDSFHRAFSAALLGTSFWKPQVPVNTSANQRPPETNQISTQNMEIDLLSKTREEKGMDTDTKAASSSLRPIQFPSPPALAAGVVPWPFRPPVTSTLSPPGQFIQPPKAASTAVDKGPMQQNLNEKFS
- the LOC105178357 gene encoding proline-rich receptor-like protein kinase PERK5; this encodes MDHVVKVGQSPALMAGSTPGGGWGAPLPPHMAHNNNEFSPNHMHMQTPSPMGGYGAKSEFTFEELAAATSGFSQHNLLGQGGFGLVHKGILASGKEVAIKSLKTGSGQGEREFQAEVEIISRVHHRHLVSLVGYCIAGTQRMLVYEFVPNQTLEFHLHGKGRPVMDWGSRLRIALGSAKGLAYLHEDCHPRIIHRDIKAANILLDFNFEAMVADFGLAKLTTDNYTHVSTRIMGTFGYLAPEYAASGKLTEKSDVFSFGVMLLELITGRRPVDPTNRTMEDSLVDWARPVITKAMEDGNYSKLVDPRLEDNYVPQEMARMVACASASIRHSARRRPRMSQIVRALEGDSSLEDLNEGGKAGQNALASSTSNVTKSNITHEIYDTGAYNADMMRFRQMIMPSQEYNSSEYGATSEYGLNPSSSSGETTPNKKL